In a genomic window of Rhinoderma darwinii isolate aRhiDar2 chromosome 10, aRhiDar2.hap1, whole genome shotgun sequence:
- the LOC142661461 gene encoding uncharacterized protein LOC142661461, whose protein sequence is MNYSAAKPFILFSILLQIAPLLSAFGFAKCFLAYENSKYANCIGQGIVNLAKAIQDLPNKTQWLNVSQNGIVIVEHKTFFHLPNLLELQLNRNQISIVQARAFKNLKNLHLLDLSYNLIQRLDNWDMNDFTDLKILNINHNRINTIQSMSLTALNHLQELNLSFNYITNFTTVAEAVKNLAEISRLNLSCNLVSNFSNNQRLIALQSLNILDMSCNTIGVLDLSYLYMPNLTGLMVMKNNMSVINVSSFSNVPNLAQVNFDENPLNISSLLGIELPNLTELHWSSMRPQLDNELSIPCQVFQSLPKLRVLYIMHSKISHSSIGKIGECTNLTSLILSTSAFRKLTKRDLQMFRYIKVLYLNKCKIEEIQNTTWIGLKSLHTLILERNSISYLKDRLFSPLIGLQYLDLSKNFLTQINNKSFEGLYKLKTLILKSCKIAVIKAFDFTYLQNLMFLDLRENSVSIIKTKSFHSLHRLETLLLSENKIHSVQGKSLKELSSLKRLELANNAIYKISDKTFNSLKTLRSLNISGNALTFNKRETQSPFMRLELLESLDMSYQVQRYKDSVSETLFQGLRSLNMLNVQGISSSFFKDVSFSFLLNFTEFDMSGTFQGADLQSLVKLIRKCKQVRYLYLDNNEITDLPEDTFDHFNFLENLSLKQNKLKNISENLLKPLSNLRNLDLFMNPLLCSCENYWFQNWSECNTQVQIPFLQSYSCYGQVAHDINFLRHDLSFCGTDISVLFFIISFVLTLLFLVTSLVIVKLKWSILYFYHMIQVWFQWRIQKKKKLHLYDAYISYCSDDEDWVVKELLIHLESQGQRKYKLCFKPRDFIPGSYHIDNVQDAINNSRKTLCVVSKNYFESQWCKVEVEIASSRVFYEKEDVLLVVFLEEIPDFRLSAYHKLRKLIKQNTYINWPEDPEGHEFFWFKLRKALEAGIYEEDTIQLSVAN, encoded by the coding sequence ATGAATTATTCTGCAGCCAAACCATTCATCTTGTTCTCAATATTATTACAGATTGCACCCCTATTATCTGCCTTTGGATTTGCAAAATGTTTTTTGGCCTATGAGAATTCAAAATATGCAAATTGTATAGGACAAGGTATTGTGAATTTAGCAAAAGCTATTCAAGATCTTCCCAATAAAACACAATGGCtgaatgtatcccaaaatggaatAGTCATAGTGGAACACAAAACTTTTTTCCATTTGCCCAATCTTCTAGAGCTACAGCTGAACAGAAATCAAATCAGCATTGTTCAAGCCAGGGCATTCAAGAATTTAAAGAATCTACATCTTCTGGACCTTAGTTATAATTTAATACAACGTTTGGACAATTGGGATATGAATGATTTTACAGACCTGAAGATTCTAAACATTAATCATAACCGAATCAATACAATACAAAGTATGAGTTTAACGGCTTTGAATCATTTACAAGAACTTAATTTATCTTTTAATTATATTACCAATTTTACAACTGTGGCAGAAGCCGTGAAGAATTTAGCTGAGATATCCAGACTGAACCTGAGCTGTAATTTGGTATCCAATTTCTCAAATAATCAGAGGTTGATAGCTCTTCAGTCGCTGAACATTTTAGACATGAGCTGTAATACAATTGGTGTCTTAGACCTTAGTTATTTGTACATGCCCAATCTGACTGGTCTCATGGTGATGAAAAATAATATGAGTGTTATTAATGTGAGCTCCTTTTCGAATGTACCAAATTTAGCCCAGGTCAACTTTGATGAAAACCCATTAAACATCTCCTCCCTTCTGGGAATCGAGCTCCCTAATTTGACAGAACTGCACTGGTCCAGTATGAGACCTCAACTGGATAATGAGTTGTCTATTCCTTGCCAGGTTTTCCAGTCTTTACCAAAATTACGGGTTTTGTACATAATGCACTCGAAGATTTCACATTCCAGTATTGGGAAAATTGGTGAGTGCACCAATCTCACATCTCTCATTCTTTCAACAAGTGCTTTTAGGAAATTGACAAAGAGGGATCTTCAGATGTTTAGGTACATTAAGGTACTTTACCTTAACAAGTGTAAAATAGAAGAAATCCAAAACACTACATGGATTGGTCTTAAATCTCTCCATACCTTGATCCTAGAGAGAAACAGTATTTCATATTTAAAAGACAGATTATTTAGCCCTTTAATTGGTCTTCAGTACTTGGACCTGTCAAAAAATTTTCTAACTCAGATCAACAACAAATCATTTGAAGGCTTATACAAGCTCAAAacccttattctgaaaagttgcaAAATAGCAGTTATCAAGGCTTTTGACTTCACGTATTTACAGAATCTAATGTTCTTAGACTTGCGGGAAAACAGTGTATCAATAATTAAGACAAAGTCTTTTCACTCTCTTCACAGACTCGAAACGCTCTTATTGTCAGAAAACAAAATACATTCAGTGCAGGGTAAAAGCCTTAAAGAGCTTTCTTCATTGAAGAGACTAGAATTAGCTAATAATGCTATTTATAAAATTTCAGATAAGACTTTCAACTCTTTGAAAACTCTCAGAAGTTTAAATATCAGTGGAAACGCGTTGACTTTTAATAAACGTGAAACTCAAAGTCCATTTATGAGGCTTGAACTTCTTGAATCCTTGGATATGAGCTACCAAGTGCAACGTTATAAGGATAGTGTTTCAGAAACACTTTTTCAAGGCCTACGATCCCTTAATATGCTAAATGTTCAAGGTATTTCAAGTTCCTTTTTCAAAGatgtttccttttcctttttactCAATTTCACAGAATTTGATATGTCTGGGACCTTCCAAGGTGCAGATTTGCAATCATTGGTAAAATTAATCAGAAAATGTAAGCAAGTAAGATATCTTTACCTTGATAACAATGAAATCACAGATCTTCCTGAAGATACATTTGATCACTTTAACTTTCTAGAAAACCTTTCTCTGAAACAAAACAAACTTAAGAACATTAGTGAAAACCTTTTGAAACCCTTGTCTAATTTAAGAAATTTGGATTTGTTTATGAATCCTCTCTTATGTTCTTGTGAAAATTATTGGTTCCAGAATTGGTCTGAATGTAACACTCAAGTGCAGATACCATTtttacaatcatatagttgttATGGCCAAGTAGCCCATGACATCAATTTCCTAAGACATGATTTAAGTTTTTGTGGGACTGATATTTCTGTCTTATTTTTCATTATATCTTTTGTTTTAACACTGCTCTTCTTGGTCACAAGTCTTGTAATTGTTAAACTGAAGTGGTCTATACTTTACTTCTATCACATGATACAAGTATGGTTTCAATGGAGAATACAAAAGAAAAAGAAACTCCACTTGTATGACGCATATATCTCCTACTGCTCAGATGACGAAGACTGGGTTGTAAAAGAACTATTGATCCATTTGGAAAGCCAAGGACAACGCAAGTATAAACTTTGCTTCAAACCTAGAGACTTTATACCAGGATCCTACCATATTGATAATGTCCAGGACGCAATTAACAACAGCCGTAAGACCTTGTGTGTAGTCAGTAAGAATTATTTTGAAAGTCAATGGTGCAAAGTGGAAGTTGAAATTGCAAGTTCAAGAGTCTTTTACGAGAAGGAGGATGTATTGCTTGTggtgtttttggaagaaattcCAGATTTCAG